From Virgibacillus ihumii, the proteins below share one genomic window:
- the spoIVB gene encoding SpoIVB peptidase: protein MKKGIWMGLLLLLAISAVPFIQNFSIPDHIPAHSQTTDEMPVTSSKVEGEAGPLQLLNKLTGISGNTAEASELDDLRIIPGGQSIGVQLHTLGVLVVGHHQVKGKEGMESPGEKANIKVGDVILKMNGKDIKKMEDVKPIVEKAGENNKPVNVTIKRGENKIKTKLDPVKNKEDNYLIGLYIRDSAAGIGTMTFYDKESKKYGALGHVISDMDTQKPIEIYNGTIVRSTVTSIQKGDNGKPGEKQATFSMEEDKIGSITKNSPFGIFGKLNQPLNDGDYTKPMPVAQSHEVKEGPAKILTVIEGEKVEEFDVEIVSSVPQSRPAKKGMIVQITDPELLKKTGGIVQGMSGSPIIQDGKIIGAVTHVFVNDPTSGYGVHIEWMLQEAGIIDGDMQEKAS from the coding sequence ATGAAAAAAGGAATTTGGATGGGTTTACTGCTCCTTCTTGCAATTTCAGCAGTACCTTTTATACAAAATTTTTCCATACCTGATCATATTCCGGCTCACAGCCAGACCACAGATGAAATGCCGGTAACCAGCAGTAAAGTTGAAGGGGAAGCCGGACCGTTGCAGCTGTTAAACAAATTAACTGGGATTTCAGGGAATACAGCTGAGGCCTCAGAGCTGGATGACCTCCGGATAATTCCCGGTGGACAATCAATTGGCGTTCAGCTTCACACATTGGGTGTTTTAGTTGTCGGTCATCATCAAGTAAAAGGTAAAGAAGGTATGGAGTCTCCTGGCGAAAAGGCAAATATTAAAGTTGGAGACGTTATTTTGAAAATGAACGGTAAAGATATCAAAAAAATGGAAGATGTAAAACCGATTGTGGAAAAAGCCGGTGAAAATAATAAGCCAGTTAACGTTACAATAAAACGCGGAGAAAACAAAATAAAAACGAAATTGGATCCAGTGAAGAATAAAGAGGATAATTATCTGATTGGGCTTTATATACGCGATTCAGCGGCAGGAATAGGGACAATGACGTTTTACGACAAGGAGTCCAAAAAATACGGTGCATTGGGACATGTTATTTCTGATATGGATACGCAAAAACCGATTGAAATTTATAACGGGACAATTGTACGTTCTACCGTAACTTCTATTCAGAAAGGTGATAACGGAAAACCGGGTGAGAAGCAGGCGACGTTTTCGATGGAGGAAGATAAAATCGGAAGCATCACAAAAAACAGTCCATTTGGTATTTTTGGTAAATTAAATCAACCGTTGAATGACGGTGACTATACCAAGCCAATGCCGGTGGCACAATCACATGAAGTTAAGGAAGGACCTGCAAAAATTTTAACGGTAATTGAAGGAGAAAAAGTGGAAGAATTTGATGTTGAAATTGTGAGCAGTGTTCCACAAAGTCGCCCGGCGAAAAAAGGGATGATTGTTCAGATTACCGATCCGGAATTACTAAAGAAAACCGGTGGAATTGTCCAAGGAATGAGCGGCAGTCCAATTATTCAGGATGGGAAAATTATTGGAGCTGTGACACATGTATTTGTTAATGATCCAACATCAGGGTATGGAGTCCATATTGAATGGATGCTTCAGGAAGCAGGTATTATTGACGGAGATATGCAAGAGAAGGCCAGCTGA
- a CDS encoding DUF2627 domain-containing protein, giving the protein MVRIIAALLLFIPGLISAYGIKLMRDTLFDEYNPIFLHIGIQFAAGLVLFIAGIAFIGGFIVHRDRKRQLHNKRNQR; this is encoded by the coding sequence ATGGTTCGCATCATCGCAGCTTTACTGCTGTTTATACCAGGGCTGATTTCCGCTTATGGAATTAAACTCATGCGTGATACATTATTTGACGAATATAACCCAATTTTTTTACATATTGGTATTCAATTCGCGGCAGGTCTTGTTTTGTTCATTGCGGGAATTGCTTTTATCGGGGGATTTATTGTTCATCGTGACCGAAAAAGACAGCTTCATAACAAAAGAAATCAAAGATGA
- the buk gene encoding butyrate kinase, with product MAFQHYRIMVVNPGPDITKIGIFEDEICIMEKIIQHDSRELEACHRIADQAEIRKSAVLEQLDKEGMNISRLDAVCGRGGLLRPIKGGTYRVSQPMLYDLKESFYGEHVSNLGGIIAYEIADGLNIPSFIVDPIVVDELDEIARISGVPEFPRKSIFHALNHKAVARQAAAEIGKAYTESNLIVAHMSDGITIGAHHRGNVIDVNNGLHGEGPFSTERAGTVPSGSLAALCYSSQYYLDEIMQKLKDQSGLKGYLHTSDPVEIEKRVNEGDRFAKMIYEAMVYQITKEIGAMSTVLKGDIDAVVLTGTLAHGKLLVEWIANRVNWIADVITYPGENDLQALNNGTLRVLKGEELPNSYPNYSEVDEGV from the coding sequence ATGGCGTTTCAGCATTATCGAATAATGGTTGTCAATCCGGGACCCGACATAACAAAAATTGGTATTTTTGAAGATGAAATATGTATTATGGAAAAGATTATCCAGCATGATAGCAGGGAATTAGAAGCCTGTCATCGAATAGCGGATCAGGCGGAAATTCGTAAATCAGCTGTATTGGAACAACTCGATAAGGAAGGTATGAATATTTCCCGGCTTGATGCAGTTTGTGGCCGGGGAGGGCTTCTTCGTCCTATTAAAGGTGGTACTTATCGCGTGAGTCAACCGATGCTGTATGATTTAAAAGAAAGTTTTTACGGAGAGCATGTTTCAAATCTTGGTGGAATCATTGCATATGAAATAGCAGATGGTCTAAATATCCCATCTTTTATCGTCGATCCGATTGTGGTTGATGAACTGGATGAAATAGCAAGAATTTCCGGAGTTCCTGAATTTCCCAGAAAAAGCATTTTCCATGCATTAAACCATAAAGCTGTTGCAAGACAGGCTGCTGCTGAAATTGGAAAGGCTTATACAGAATCCAATTTGATTGTTGCACACATGAGTGACGGAATTACAATCGGTGCTCATCATCGTGGCAACGTAATCGATGTTAACAATGGACTCCATGGTGAAGGACCGTTTTCAACTGAACGTGCGGGAACGGTGCCATCGGGGAGCCTGGCAGCTTTATGCTATTCCAGTCAATATTATTTAGATGAAATAATGCAAAAGTTGAAGGACCAAAGTGGCTTAAAAGGTTACTTACACACCAGTGATCCGGTGGAAATTGAAAAACGGGTCAATGAAGGCGATCGATTTGCAAAGATGATATATGAAGCGATGGTTTATCAGATTACCAAAGAAATAGGTGCGATGAGTACAGTATTAAAAGGGGATATAGATGCGGTAGTTTTAACGGGTACGCTTGCACATGGGAAATTATTGGTTGAATGGATAGCCAATCGTGTAAACTGGATAGCGGATGTTATAACATATCCGGGAGAAAATGATTTGCAGGCTTTAAACAATGGAACATTGAGGGTGCTGAAGGGAGAAGAACTTCCGAACAGCTACCCCAATTATTCAGAAGTAGATGAGGGAGTGTAA
- a CDS encoding aspartate kinase, protein MKVTKFGGSSVANSEQIRKVGDIIKDDPERKIIVVSAPGKRNQDDVKVTDLLIQLAESVLNKEDYTKRLQTVLIRFSEIAEELEIEQTFLQDLEQSILRIISDNSSDRTKMDTLKSVGEDSSAKIISMYLKKLGLNATYLNPKDAGIIVSNDPGQAQILDESYKELYKLREKEEIMIVPGFFGYTKDGQLMTFPRGGSDITGSIVAAGVQADLYENFTDVDSVYSVNPKIVKNPKEITTMTYKEMRELSYAGFSVFHDEALIPAFQHQIPVCIKNTNNPYAPGTLIVAEKKHHEKCVIGIAGDTGFSSMFVSKYLMNREIGFGRKLLQILEDESISFEHAPSGIDDMSVIIRDFNFSYEKEKKVLRRVQDELQPDNIKMHRNLAMLMIVGEGLMSTVGIAKKAATALTQANVNIEMINQGSSDVSMMFGIQSEDLEPAIKSLYEVFFNDEE, encoded by the coding sequence ATGAAAGTAACGAAATTTGGGGGAAGTTCCGTAGCAAACTCAGAACAAATCAGAAAAGTCGGGGATATTATTAAAGATGACCCTGAACGGAAAATAATCGTTGTTTCCGCCCCAGGAAAAAGGAATCAAGACGATGTCAAAGTGACCGACCTTTTAATTCAGTTAGCGGAAAGTGTACTTAACAAAGAAGATTACACGAAGCGACTGCAGACAGTTCTCATCCGTTTTTCGGAAATTGCCGAAGAACTTGAAATTGAGCAAACCTTTTTGCAGGATTTGGAACAATCCATATTACGTATTATTTCAGACAATTCATCAGACAGAACCAAAATGGATACACTGAAATCCGTTGGAGAAGACAGCAGTGCAAAAATTATCAGCATGTACCTGAAAAAACTGGGATTAAATGCTACGTATCTTAATCCAAAAGATGCGGGTATTATTGTCAGTAATGACCCAGGGCAGGCACAGATTCTGGACGAAAGCTATAAAGAGCTGTACAAACTTCGTGAAAAAGAAGAAATCATGATTGTTCCGGGTTTTTTCGGGTATACGAAAGATGGACAACTGATGACATTTCCAAGAGGCGGATCAGATATTACCGGTTCGATTGTTGCTGCCGGTGTACAAGCTGATCTGTATGAGAATTTTACTGACGTTGATTCGGTCTATTCCGTAAATCCCAAAATTGTTAAGAACCCGAAAGAAATAACGACGATGACTTATAAGGAAATGCGCGAATTATCATATGCCGGATTTTCTGTTTTTCATGATGAAGCGTTAATACCTGCTTTTCAGCATCAAATACCGGTATGCATAAAAAATACCAATAATCCTTATGCACCGGGGACGTTAATTGTAGCCGAAAAAAAGCACCACGAAAAATGTGTAATAGGAATCGCCGGAGACACCGGTTTTTCGAGCATGTTTGTAAGCAAATATTTAATGAACCGGGAAATTGGCTTTGGTCGAAAATTGCTGCAGATACTGGAAGATGAATCGATTTCATTTGAGCATGCTCCATCAGGAATCGATGATATGTCTGTTATTATCCGGGACTTTAATTTTTCATATGAAAAAGAGAAAAAAGTACTGAGACGCGTCCAGGATGAACTACAGCCTGACAATATTAAAATGCACCGCAATCTTGCCATGTTGATGATTGTTGGAGAAGGACTTATGAGTACAGTTGGAATTGCCAAGAAAGCCGCCACTGCACTCACGCAGGCAAATGTAAATATTGAAATGATTAACCAGGGTTCATCGGACGTTTCCATGATGTTTGGAATTCAGTCTGAAGATTTGGAACCTGCGATTAAATCATTGTATGAAGTATTTTTTAATGATGAAGAATAG
- a CDS encoding sigma-54 interaction domain-containing protein, with the protein MKNVLIVGAGKGGSALLKILYNTDRMKIAAVMDHNPDAAGIIQAREMGIPTGVNWREWVYRDIDIVIEATGNENVLNDLLETTSRSTVVIPGSVAYIVSELLEEKELLVKRLQLQSENQELILNNIRDGMIVVNEREQVQFVNKSAERITGVAKDHFIGKNIKDVIAGTRLPHVIRSRRREVNQKLALGNGKKVITTRMPIINIEERLIGAFAVFKDITEVVNLAEENTDLKEIKTMLEAIIQSSEEAISVVDESGTGIMINPAYTRITGLKESDIVGAPATADISEGESMHMKVLKNRRAVRGVRMKVGPAKRDVLVNVAPVIVDGKIKGSIGVLHDVSEIKTLTSELKRARQIIRNLEAKYTFDDIIGSSEEMKISLEQAKVGAKTPASVLLRGESGTGKELFAHAIHNESDRKHNKFIRVNCAAIAESILESELFGYEEGAFSGAKQGGKKGFFEEANLGSIFLDEIGELSLHMQAKLLRVLQENEIVRVGGTNPISLNLRIITATNVNLEKAIMNKTFREDLYYRLNRLPIYIPSLKERINDLPDLIQHIIDKTNQDYGRNVISVSEQAFKYLKSYHWPGNVRELENVIGRAMIYMDMNEEEIQKKHIPDLTVAAAGKDGEKTVIPEVPDQSLQQAVNNFEKEYIRKVFEKNNYNKTKTAKELQVSIRNLYYKLEKYSMQNFS; encoded by the coding sequence ATGAAAAATGTTTTGATTGTTGGTGCGGGTAAAGGCGGAAGTGCCTTGCTGAAAATTTTATACAATACGGATCGCATGAAAATTGCTGCTGTCATGGACCATAATCCTGATGCTGCCGGTATTATACAGGCCCGGGAAATGGGCATTCCCACAGGTGTGAACTGGCGGGAATGGGTGTACAGGGATATTGATATTGTGATTGAAGCTACTGGAAATGAAAATGTGCTTAATGATTTGTTGGAAACCACCAGTCGATCAACCGTTGTAATTCCTGGATCCGTTGCTTACATAGTATCAGAACTATTGGAAGAAAAGGAATTATTGGTTAAACGGCTTCAATTGCAGAGTGAAAATCAGGAGTTGATTCTTAACAACATCCGTGATGGTATGATTGTGGTTAATGAACGTGAACAGGTTCAGTTTGTCAATAAAAGCGCAGAGCGGATTACAGGTGTTGCGAAGGATCACTTTATAGGTAAAAATATCAAGGATGTTATTGCTGGAACAAGGCTTCCGCATGTAATCCGAAGCAGGAGGCGGGAGGTTAACCAGAAGCTTGCTCTCGGAAACGGCAAAAAGGTGATTACGACCAGAATGCCGATAATCAATATCGAGGAAAGGCTGATTGGAGCTTTTGCCGTTTTTAAAGATATTACCGAAGTAGTTAACCTAGCCGAGGAAAACACCGACCTCAAAGAAATCAAAACGATGCTTGAAGCGATTATTCAATCGTCTGAAGAAGCAATCAGTGTCGTAGATGAAAGTGGAACTGGCATCATGATTAACCCAGCCTATACGAGAATTACCGGTCTGAAGGAATCTGACATTGTTGGAGCACCAGCCACGGCAGATATATCTGAAGGCGAAAGTATGCATATGAAAGTTCTGAAGAACCGGCGTGCTGTTCGTGGAGTGCGAATGAAGGTAGGTCCAGCCAAACGGGATGTTCTCGTTAATGTAGCACCTGTGATTGTTGATGGGAAAATAAAGGGAAGTATCGGTGTATTACATGATGTTTCCGAGATAAAGACATTGACAAGCGAACTGAAACGCGCCAGACAGATTATAAGAAACCTGGAAGCAAAATACACATTTGATGATATTATCGGCTCGTCAGAAGAAATGAAAATATCGCTGGAGCAGGCGAAAGTTGGTGCGAAAACTCCTGCCTCCGTTTTGCTCAGAGGTGAGTCAGGTACCGGTAAGGAATTGTTTGCACATGCCATTCATAATGAAAGTGACCGCAAACATAATAAATTTATTCGGGTAAATTGTGCTGCTATTGCTGAATCGATCTTGGAAAGTGAGTTATTCGGATATGAGGAAGGTGCTTTTTCCGGGGCAAAACAGGGAGGTAAGAAAGGTTTTTTTGAGGAAGCAAATCTCGGCAGTATTTTTTTGGATGAAATAGGGGAATTATCGTTGCACATGCAGGCAAAACTGCTTCGTGTTTTGCAGGAAAATGAAATCGTCCGTGTGGGTGGTACCAATCCGATTTCATTAAATCTTCGGATTATAACAGCAACCAATGTTAATTTGGAAAAGGCCATTATGAACAAGACGTTCAGAGAAGATTTGTATTATCGATTAAACCGGCTGCCGATTTATATTCCATCACTGAAGGAGCGGATTAATGATCTTCCCGACTTAATCCAGCATATCATTGATAAAACCAATCAGGATTATGGTCGAAATGTTATCTCTGTCAGTGAACAAGCTTTTAAGTATTTGAAAAGTTATCACTGGCCGGGAAATGTACGTGAATTGGAAAATGTGATCGGACGGGCCATGATCTACATGGATATGAATGAAGAAGAAATACAGAAAAAACATATACCTGATTTGACTGTAGCAGCCGCCGGAAAGGATGGGGAGAAAACTGTCATCCCGGAAGTTCCTGACCAAAGCCTGCAGCAGGCTGTTAATAACTTTGAAAAAGAATACATCCGAAAAGTATTTGAAAAAAACAATTATAATAAAACGAAAACTGCTAAAGAATTGCAGGTCTCCATTCGAAATTTGTACTACAAACTTGAAAAATATAGCATGCAAAATTTTTCGTGA
- the lpdA gene encoding dihydrolipoyl dehydrogenase, translating into MAKEYDLVVLGGGTGGYVSAIRASQLGMQVAIVEKGDLGGTCLHKGCIPSKALLRSAEVFRQTKEADTYGVETNDAKLNFSKVQERKNGVVAQLHKGVQGLMKKGKIDVYKGFGRILGPSIFSPMPGTISIEYENGDENTMIVPKNVLVATGSKPRSLPGLQIDGTAVITSDDALQMEELPKSIIIVGGGVIGIEWASMLADFDVNVTVVEYLDQILPTEDQDLAKEAEKLLKKKGITFVKSAKVLPDTLEKDNGVSIQAEIDGKKETFTADKMLVSVGREANTVNIGLENTDIVVEKGHIQTNKFYQTKESHIYAIGDVIGGMQLAHVASHEGIVAVEHMADTYPLPIEYDNVPTCIYSNPEVASVGLTEKQAKEKGFEVKIGKFPFQAIGKALVYGESEGFVKIITDKDSEDLLGVHMIGPHVTDMISEAGLAKVLDATAWEISHSIHPHPTLSEVMGEAALAVEGNQIHG; encoded by the coding sequence ATGGCAAAAGAATACGATCTTGTCGTTCTTGGAGGCGGAACAGGTGGATATGTGTCTGCAATAAGAGCTTCACAGTTGGGTATGCAGGTTGCAATTGTTGAAAAGGGTGACCTGGGAGGAACCTGTCTGCATAAAGGCTGTATTCCATCCAAAGCTTTGCTGCGCAGTGCGGAAGTATTCAGGCAGACAAAAGAAGCTGATACATACGGAGTGGAAACAAACGATGCAAAACTAAATTTCAGTAAGGTGCAGGAGCGGAAGAATGGGGTTGTTGCGCAATTGCATAAAGGTGTTCAGGGTTTGATGAAAAAAGGAAAAATTGATGTCTATAAAGGCTTCGGACGAATCCTGGGTCCAAGTATTTTTTCACCGATGCCCGGAACAATCTCCATTGAATATGAAAATGGTGATGAAAATACGATGATTGTACCTAAAAATGTTCTGGTTGCTACCGGTTCAAAGCCACGTTCATTACCTGGCCTTCAAATTGATGGAACCGCTGTCATAACTTCTGATGATGCACTGCAAATGGAAGAACTTCCTAAGTCAATCATTATAGTCGGCGGCGGAGTCATTGGAATCGAATGGGCGTCCATGCTGGCAGATTTCGATGTCAATGTAACAGTAGTTGAATACCTGGACCAGATTTTACCGACTGAAGATCAGGATCTTGCCAAGGAAGCAGAAAAACTGCTGAAGAAAAAGGGAATTACGTTTGTGAAAAGTGCAAAGGTGTTGCCTGACACCCTTGAAAAAGATAATGGTGTATCGATCCAGGCTGAAATAGATGGGAAGAAAGAAACGTTTACTGCTGATAAAATGCTCGTATCTGTCGGGCGCGAAGCAAACACAGTGAATATCGGTTTGGAGAACACTGATATTGTTGTAGAGAAAGGGCATATACAAACAAATAAATTTTACCAGACGAAAGAATCGCATATTTATGCGATTGGAGATGTTATTGGTGGTATGCAGCTGGCACACGTTGCCTCACATGAGGGAATCGTTGCAGTTGAGCACATGGCTGATACTTATCCGCTGCCAATCGAGTATGACAATGTACCGACATGTATTTATTCAAATCCGGAAGTTGCCAGTGTCGGGTTGACTGAAAAACAGGCAAAAGAAAAAGGGTTTGAAGTAAAAATTGGTAAATTCCCTTTTCAGGCTATCGGCAAAGCGTTAGTTTATGGTGAATCTGAAGGATTTGTAAAAATAATTACGGATAAAGACAGTGAGGATCTGCTCGGCGTGCACATGATCGGCCCGCATGTGACCGATATGATCAGTGAAGCAGGGCTCGCGAAAGTACTGGATGCCACAGCATGGGAAATCTCACACAGCATTCATCCGCATCCAACACTTTCCGAAGTAATGGGTGAAGCAGCGTTGGCGGTAGAAGGAAATCAGATACACGGATAA
- a CDS encoding thiamine pyrophosphate-dependent dehydrogenase E1 component subunit alpha codes for MAKNRHEALGLTDDQVMEMYKTMLLARKIDERMWLLNRAGKIPFVISCQGQEAAQVGASFALNRDTDYAAPYYRDMGVVLAFGMTTKELMLSGFAKAEDPNSGGRQMPGHFGQKKNRLLTGSSPVTTQLPHAVGVALAAKMDQKDIASLVTLGEGSSNQGDFHEGLNFAGVHKLPVITMVENNKYAISVPLEKQIASESVSVRAQSYGMPGVTVDGNDPLAVYEAVKEARERASKGEGPTLIEAVSYRLTAHSSDDDDRQYRDSAEVEAAKKKDSLITFAAYLKEEGLLTDELMKEIEGEIGDLVNEATDYAENAPYAEAESALKYVYEE; via the coding sequence ATGGCAAAAAATCGCCATGAGGCATTAGGTCTGACAGATGACCAGGTAATGGAAATGTATAAGACAATGCTTTTAGCAAGAAAAATAGATGAGCGGATGTGGTTGTTAAACCGTGCGGGAAAAATACCGTTTGTTATTTCCTGTCAGGGGCAGGAGGCAGCCCAAGTTGGAGCCTCATTTGCTTTGAACAGGGATACGGATTACGCGGCACCATACTACCGCGACATGGGGGTTGTACTGGCATTCGGTATGACAACCAAAGAATTGATGCTCTCCGGTTTTGCAAAAGCGGAAGACCCTAATTCAGGCGGGCGTCAAATGCCAGGTCACTTTGGACAAAAGAAGAACAGATTGCTGACCGGTTCTTCGCCGGTTACAACACAGCTTCCGCATGCAGTCGGAGTTGCCTTGGCAGCAAAAATGGATCAAAAAGATATAGCTTCACTCGTAACATTAGGTGAAGGTTCATCCAATCAAGGTGATTTTCACGAGGGGCTTAACTTTGCCGGTGTTCATAAGCTGCCTGTGATCACAATGGTTGAAAACAATAAATATGCAATTTCAGTTCCGCTGGAAAAACAAATCGCTTCTGAAAGCGTATCGGTGCGTGCGCAAAGTTATGGCATGCCTGGTGTAACAGTTGATGGAAATGATCCCCTCGCTGTATATGAGGCAGTAAAAGAAGCGAGGGAGAGGGCGAGTAAAGGGGAAGGTCCTACATTAATCGAGGCAGTCTCCTATCGACTTACTGCACATTCAAGTGATGATGATGACCGTCAGTACAGAGACAGCGCCGAAGTGGAAGCAGCTAAAAAGAAAGATTCATTGATTACGTTTGCGGCTTATTTGAAAGAAGAAGGATTGTTAACTGACGAATTGATGAAGGAAATTGAGGGTGAAATCGGTGACCTTGTCAATGAAGCTACCGATTATGCGGAAAACGCACCATATGCAGAAGCGGAATCCGCGTTAAAATATGTTTACGAAGAGTAG
- the bcd gene encoding branched-chain amino acid dehydrogenase, which translates to MEIFKYMEKYDYEQLVFCQDENSGLKAIIAIHDTTLGPALGGTRMWTYDSEEDAIEDALRLAKGMTYKNAAAGLNLGGGKTVIIGDPKKDKSPEMFRAFGRYIQSLNGRYITAEDVGTTVDDMDLIHMETDYVTGISPEFGSSGNPSPVTAYGIYKGMKAAAMEAFGTASLEGRTVAVQGVGNVAYTVCKHLHEEGAKLIVTDINKEAVNRAVEAFDATAVDPEEIYSVDCDIYAPCALGATVNDETIPQLKAKVIAGSANNQLKTSEHGDIIHEKGIVYAPDYVINSGGVINVADELNGYNQTRAMKKVETIYDSLMRVFEISRRENIPTYVAADRMAEERIASVRKSRNQFLLNGHHTLSRR; encoded by the coding sequence ATGGAGATTTTTAAGTATATGGAGAAGTATGATTATGAACAGTTGGTGTTCTGTCAGGATGAAAATTCTGGTTTGAAAGCGATTATTGCGATTCATGATACGACGCTTGGACCAGCGCTTGGTGGAACAAGAATGTGGACATATGACTCCGAAGAAGATGCGATTGAAGATGCGTTGCGGCTTGCTAAAGGTATGACTTATAAAAATGCGGCTGCCGGATTGAATTTAGGTGGTGGGAAGACAGTGATCATTGGGGATCCCAAGAAAGATAAAAGCCCTGAAATGTTCCGTGCATTCGGACGATACATTCAAAGCTTGAATGGCCGTTATATAACTGCGGAAGATGTTGGTACGACTGTTGATGATATGGATTTAATTCATATGGAAACTGATTATGTAACTGGTATTTCGCCTGAATTTGGTTCATCCGGAAATCCTTCCCCCGTTACAGCATATGGAATTTATAAAGGAATGAAGGCTGCGGCGATGGAAGCTTTCGGCACTGCTTCACTTGAGGGCCGAACAGTTGCCGTCCAAGGTGTCGGAAACGTTGCCTACACGGTCTGCAAGCATCTACATGAAGAAGGAGCCAAACTGATTGTTACAGATATTAACAAGGAAGCTGTCAATCGGGCTGTCGAGGCATTTGATGCAACAGCAGTAGACCCGGAAGAAATATACAGCGTTGATTGTGATATATATGCACCATGTGCTTTAGGGGCAACAGTTAATGACGAAACGATTCCACAATTGAAGGCTAAAGTTATTGCCGGTTCCGCAAATAATCAGCTGAAAACGTCAGAGCATGGTGACATTATCCATGAGAAAGGCATTGTATACGCTCCGGACTACGTCATTAATTCCGGTGGGGTTATCAATGTGGCCGATGAATTGAATGGGTATAATCAAACCAGAGCTATGAAAAAAGTGGAAACCATCTATGACAGTCTGATGCGAGTATTTGAAATTTCCAGACGTGAAAATATACCGACGTATGTGGCAGCTGATCGCATGGCCGAGGAACGTATTGCATCCGTTCGCAAGTCACGAAATCAATTTTTGCTGAATGGACACCACACGCTTAGCAGACGGTAA
- the spo0A gene encoding sporulation transcription factor Spo0A gives MDKISVCLVDDNRELIQLMEDYFDSTDDIEVIGTAYNGRDCLEMMEEKEPDVLILDIIMPHVDGLAVLNKLRETERNSFPNVIMLTAFGQEEVMKKAVDLGASYFILKPFDLDNLSDQIRQVQGTNTSVPTSTKKAGSRDLKKKDLEASITNIIHEIGVPAHIKGYMYLREAITMVYNDIELLGSITKVLYPDIAKKFNTTASRVERAIRHAIEVAWSRGNMDSISKLFGYTVSISKAKPTNSEFIAMVADRLRLEHKAS, from the coding sequence GTGGATAAAATTTCAGTTTGCTTAGTTGACGACAACAGGGAGCTTATTCAGTTAATGGAGGACTATTTTGATTCAACTGATGATATTGAGGTCATCGGGACTGCATACAATGGCAGAGACTGCCTGGAAATGATGGAAGAAAAGGAACCGGATGTTTTAATACTGGATATTATTATGCCGCATGTTGATGGTCTTGCAGTTTTAAATAAATTGCGTGAAACAGAAAGAAACAGTTTTCCAAATGTTATCATGCTTACTGCTTTCGGACAGGAAGAAGTCATGAAAAAAGCGGTTGATTTGGGGGCATCATATTTTATTCTTAAACCATTTGATTTGGATAATCTTTCAGATCAGATTCGTCAGGTTCAAGGAACAAATACTTCTGTTCCGACGAGTACGAAAAAAGCAGGAAGCAGAGACCTGAAGAAGAAAGATCTGGAGGCAAGTATTACAAATATCATTCATGAAATTGGAGTTCCGGCCCATATTAAAGGTTATATGTACCTCCGGGAGGCCATTACGATGGTTTATAATGATATAGAGCTCTTAGGTTCCATTACAAAGGTATTGTATCCGGATATTGCGAAGAAGTTTAATACTACAGCCTCAAGGGTTGAGCGTGCAATCCGGCATGCGATTGAAGTTGCCTGGAGCCGTGGGAATATGGACTCAATTTCCAAATTGTTCGGTTACACAGTAAGTATCTCCAAGGCAAAACCGACGAATTCTGAGTTTATTGCGATGGTAGCCGACCGTCTGAGATTGGAGCATAAGGCAAGCTAA